From Cecembia calidifontis, one genomic window encodes:
- a CDS encoding LacI family DNA-binding transcriptional regulator translates to MKLGQATIKDIARELNVSSSTVSRALKDYPGISFETKKKVKDLAEKLNYRPNAIALSLRKSKSFTIGVIIPEVVHFFFSTVISGIEEVAFKNGYNVILCQTNEKLEREINCVETMLSNQIDGLLVSYSKETTDFSHFINLIDMEIPVVFFDRIPNIKNAVNVTVNDFSGGYQATKHLIDQGYRRIAHLAGPSNLAISKKRKEGYLAALSDSGISIDENLIVECPSANEKESFEICLRLFKDPINRPDAIFAHHDIVAAGAMMAIKSLGLRIPEDIGVVGFSNWQFASMIDPPLTSVLQPGIQIGEKATKILLEMIQNKDINHQEISNVVLDTELLIRKSSVKNY, encoded by the coding sequence ATGAAATTAGGCCAAGCGACAATCAAAGATATTGCAAGGGAATTGAATGTATCTTCGTCCACAGTTTCCCGTGCATTGAAAGATTATCCCGGGATCAGTTTTGAGACCAAGAAGAAAGTCAAGGATTTAGCTGAAAAACTCAATTACCGGCCAAATGCAATCGCCCTGAGCCTAAGAAAAAGTAAATCCTTTACCATAGGTGTTATTATTCCTGAAGTAGTCCATTTCTTTTTTTCAACAGTCATATCCGGAATAGAGGAAGTTGCCTTTAAAAACGGATATAATGTCATCTTATGTCAGACCAATGAGAAACTTGAAAGAGAAATCAATTGTGTGGAAACTATGCTCTCCAATCAAATTGATGGTTTATTGGTCAGCTATTCAAAAGAAACCACAGATTTTTCACACTTTATTAACTTAATAGACATGGAGATCCCAGTGGTATTTTTTGACCGAATCCCTAACATTAAAAATGCGGTAAATGTAACCGTTAATGACTTTAGCGGAGGGTATCAAGCCACCAAACATTTGATCGATCAGGGCTACAGGAGAATCGCCCATTTGGCGGGTCCTTCCAACCTTGCCATCAGCAAAAAAAGAAAAGAGGGATATTTGGCAGCACTATCGGACTCAGGAATATCTATTGATGAAAACCTGATCGTAGAGTGTCCCAGTGCCAACGAAAAGGAAAGTTTTGAAATTTGCTTGAGGTTATTTAAAGATCCCATCAATAGGCCTGATGCTATCTTTGCTCACCATGATATTGTAGCTGCCGGAGCTATGATGGCCATTAAGTCTCTTGGCTTAAGAATTCCAGAAGATATCGGTGTGGTCGGGTTTTCTAATTGGCAATTTGCTTCAATGATTGATCCTCCCCTTACTTCTGTCCTTCAACCTGGCATCCAAATTGGGGAGAAAGCAACCAAAATCCTCTTGGAGATGATCCAAAATAAAGATATTAACCATCAAGAGATAAGTAATGTGGTCCTGGACACAGAATTACTTATCAGGAAATCTTCCGTAAAAAATTACTGA
- a CDS encoding IS1595 family transposase, which produces MNILQFNERYPDEASCIHYLKEQREREGVICKNCNSKDHYWLNSLNMFQCKHCKFRTGLKNGTIMENSKLPLRTWLLAMTLVSATKKGFSCLELQRQMGHSRYETVFRLYHKLREAMGKRDSQYKLEDMVEYDEAFVSKATKSSEKTKLKKGRGSQKQATVAVMAESSILEDLITGEKDKSCRYFKMVKIDNLKAKTAEKLIKGLIDKKAVLQTDESTTYANLEDCIDVHVSELSSTKEGKFNLKWAHIAISNLKRDLQKYHMVSEKMLQNYLNEFCYKLNRRYFGKKLFDRLVIASICPYLYTSG; this is translated from the coding sequence ATGAATATTCTACAATTCAATGAAAGATATCCTGATGAGGCAAGTTGCATCCATTACTTGAAGGAACAAAGGGAAAGAGAAGGTGTTATTTGCAAGAATTGTAATTCCAAGGATCACTACTGGCTTAATTCTCTCAATATGTTCCAATGTAAACATTGTAAATTTAGGACAGGACTGAAAAATGGTACTATTATGGAAAACAGCAAGTTACCATTGAGGACTTGGTTGCTTGCAATGACTCTTGTAAGCGCAACCAAGAAGGGATTTAGCTGCCTTGAACTACAGAGGCAGATGGGTCATAGCAGATACGAGACTGTTTTCAGACTGTATCACAAGCTCCGGGAAGCAATGGGTAAACGTGACAGCCAATATAAACTAGAAGATATGGTTGAATATGATGAGGCTTTTGTAAGCAAGGCAACAAAATCTTCGGAAAAGACGAAGCTGAAGAAAGGCCGTGGAAGCCAAAAACAAGCTACTGTCGCTGTTATGGCTGAATCATCTATTCTTGAAGACCTAATTACTGGAGAAAAGGACAAAAGCTGCAGATATTTCAAGATGGTCAAAATAGATAACTTGAAGGCAAAAACAGCCGAAAAACTGATAAAAGGACTGATTGACAAAAAAGCCGTGCTCCAAACTGATGAAAGTACGACTTATGCTAACCTAGAAGATTGTATCGATGTTCACGTGAGCGAATTATCTTCCACAAAAGAGGGCAAGTTCAACCTCAAATGGGCACATATAGCAATAAGCAACCTTAAAAGGGATTTACAGAAGTACCATATGGTTTCAGAAAAGATGCTTCAAAACTATCTCAATGAATTCTGTTATAAACTAAACCGAAGATACTTTGGTAAAAAACTCTTTGATAGACTTGTTATTGCGAGCATTTGCCCCTACTTGTATACAAGCGGATAA
- a CDS encoding ABC transporter substrate-binding protein, producing MKKINIIGVPEHFNFPWIKVIERQPLKDEGIELVWHNESRGSGAMNHAIRRGEADLALILTESFIKDKIEGNPGKIIGWFVKSPLVWGIHLSSLCPVQSLSELKKPTFLISRYGSGSHLMAFLLAEREGWDPKSLQFEEIGNLDGAKKSFESPEPKIFLWEKFTTKPLVDQGLFKRINEIPTPWPCFVLVASEQSLNQHADVLKKIRDMVYDEAQKFKFSLNTSQAISEFYGIQKKDIEEWLESTSWAENNNIGAEELQKVIETLQNLQIIKNVEIKPNIFVDEALVNLLPTKLS from the coding sequence ATGAAAAAGATCAATATCATAGGTGTTCCCGAGCATTTCAACTTTCCTTGGATAAAAGTCATAGAAAGACAACCTCTTAAGGATGAAGGCATTGAGTTGGTTTGGCATAATGAATCCAGAGGTTCAGGTGCGATGAATCATGCCATCAGAAGGGGTGAAGCTGACTTAGCCTTGATCTTAACTGAAAGTTTTATTAAGGACAAAATCGAAGGAAACCCAGGAAAAATTATCGGTTGGTTTGTGAAAAGTCCATTGGTTTGGGGTATCCACCTGTCTTCCTTGTGTCCTGTGCAAAGCCTTTCAGAATTGAAAAAACCCACATTCTTAATCAGCAGGTATGGCTCTGGATCACACCTTATGGCATTCCTATTGGCTGAAAGAGAAGGTTGGGATCCCAAATCCCTTCAATTTGAGGAAATTGGAAACCTGGATGGTGCAAAAAAATCCTTTGAAAGCCCAGAGCCAAAAATATTTCTTTGGGAAAAGTTCACAACAAAACCTTTGGTCGACCAGGGTTTGTTTAAAAGAATAAATGAAATACCCACACCTTGGCCTTGTTTTGTGTTGGTGGCTTCAGAGCAATCCTTGAATCAACATGCTGATGTCCTGAAAAAAATCCGGGACATGGTATATGATGAAGCGCAAAAATTTAAATTCTCGCTAAATACAAGTCAAGCCATCAGCGAATTTTATGGTATTCAAAAAAAAGATATTGAGGAATGGTTGGAAAGTACAAGCTGGGCTGAAAACAATAACATAGGTGCTGAAGAATTGCAAAAAGTAATTGAAACTCTTCAAAACCTTCAAATCATCAAAAATGTTGAAATTAAACCAAATATTTTTGTGGATGAAGCTCTGGTGAACCTTCTACCAACAAAACTTTCCTGA
- a CDS encoding SusF/SusE family outer membrane protein, with product MMRVLSNLTKVAFLLPLIWACGPIDEPPIIPQVPATIASAPSSITLTGEDEDEVVVFTVNPADFGTPMEVTYIIQMDRPGNNFANAADLGSSTSTTVEIKAAEINRRAVSRGILGGETGPMEFRVRAVPSRTLSALVGAAVTINVTTFADAVALRNLFLVGEATARGWNNNDNNPPLFRDPENTDLYVYSGFFNAGGFKVLEVLGAWQPQYGTNDGTSIAVNTGNGSDPDVFNVPAAGYYTFTFDLSTETFSLVPIDNVPATFGTVGIIGSATANGWDASTAMNQLTFDRHIYYINATLSDGEMKFRADNDWAVNWGANTAISGRGTQDGPNIPVEAGTYKIWFNSLDGRYIKIDQ from the coding sequence ATGATGAGAGTACTTTCAAATTTAACAAAGGTAGCCTTTTTATTACCGCTGATTTGGGCCTGTGGACCAATTGATGAACCACCAATTATTCCTCAGGTTCCGGCTACCATCGCCTCTGCACCTTCTTCCATTACCTTGACTGGGGAAGATGAAGATGAGGTGGTTGTCTTTACTGTCAATCCTGCTGATTTCGGAACGCCCATGGAGGTAACGTATATTATCCAAATGGACCGTCCTGGAAATAACTTTGCCAATGCTGCTGACTTGGGCTCTTCTACTTCTACTACTGTTGAAATAAAGGCCGCAGAAATCAACAGAAGGGCTGTTTCCAGGGGGATTTTAGGAGGGGAGACCGGTCCTATGGAATTCAGGGTCAGGGCTGTTCCATCGCGTACATTATCAGCTCTTGTCGGTGCAGCAGTCACTATCAACGTGACTACTTTTGCAGATGCCGTAGCGCTGAGAAATCTTTTCCTTGTAGGTGAGGCCACTGCCAGAGGTTGGAACAATAATGACAATAATCCCCCGCTTTTCAGGGATCCTGAAAACACAGATTTATACGTTTACTCTGGATTTTTCAATGCTGGCGGTTTCAAGGTTTTGGAAGTTTTAGGTGCTTGGCAACCACAATATGGTACGAATGATGGTACGAGCATTGCCGTAAACACAGGAAATGGATCAGATCCTGATGTATTCAATGTGCCTGCCGCAGGATACTATACCTTTACTTTTGATCTTTCAACTGAGACATTTTCATTAGTACCTATCGACAATGTGCCTGCAACTTTCGGCACAGTAGGAATTATAGGAAGTGCGACTGCCAATGGTTGGGACGCAAGCACAGCCATGAATCAACTCACTTTCGATAGGCATATTTACTATATAAATGCTACATTATCGGATGGAGAAATGAAATTCAGAGCGGACAATGATTGGGCTGTAAACTGGGGTGCGAATACGGCCATCAGTGGTAGAGGTACCCAAGATGGACCAAACATCCCTGTTGAAGCAGGTACATATAAGATCTGGTTTAACTCTTTGGATGGCAGATATATCAAAATAGATCAATAA
- a CDS encoding MFS transporter, producing the protein MSETQNKPKLSFWQIWNMSFGFLGIQFGFALQGGFMSRIFQTLGADKETIPLLWIAAPLTGLIVQPIVGYLSDRTWHPKFGRRRPFFLIGAILSTIALFFAPYSSALWIAAGSLWVLDASINISMEPFRALVADKLPDSQRSYGFVVQTLIIGIGTWIASNLPWLMTQIGIPNTAEPGVVPDTVKFAFAVGAVVLFSSILYTILTTEEYPPADLESFEKEKKESRGFFTGFKEIFRNIANMPEVMRKLGLVQFFSWFAFFTMWSFATPAITEHVFHATDTSSVEYNNAADSVGNYLGTYGLVSMFFALILAFVTSKVKINRKLVHMFSLIAGGCGFILIYFIREPWMLHLCFALVGIAWASILSMPYAMLSSSVNPNQMGVYMGIFNMFIVIPQIVAAIGGINFMYKLLFGEEVIFTMLLAGTSLIIAGLCNLLITNRAATHDG; encoded by the coding sequence ATGTCTGAAACACAAAATAAACCCAAACTCAGTTTTTGGCAGATATGGAATATGAGTTTTGGATTTCTTGGAATACAGTTTGGATTTGCCTTACAGGGCGGTTTTATGTCCAGGATTTTCCAAACTTTAGGAGCAGATAAAGAGACAATACCTTTATTATGGATTGCGGCTCCCTTGACCGGTCTTATTGTCCAACCTATTGTGGGTTATTTGAGTGATAGGACCTGGCATCCAAAATTTGGCAGAAGAAGACCGTTCTTTCTAATCGGTGCTATTTTATCAACCATTGCATTGTTTTTTGCGCCTTATTCCAGTGCTCTTTGGATTGCAGCCGGCTCACTTTGGGTTTTGGATGCTTCCATCAATATCAGCATGGAACCTTTCAGGGCTTTGGTAGCAGATAAGTTACCCGATAGCCAAAGATCTTATGGTTTTGTGGTGCAAACCCTTATTATTGGCATTGGAACTTGGATCGCCAGTAATCTCCCTTGGCTTATGACCCAAATCGGAATACCCAATACCGCAGAGCCTGGAGTGGTCCCTGATACCGTAAAATTTGCTTTTGCAGTTGGAGCAGTTGTTCTTTTTTCTTCTATTCTATACACCATTCTAACGACAGAGGAATACCCTCCTGCTGATTTGGAATCATTTGAGAAAGAAAAAAAAGAAAGCAGGGGATTTTTTACCGGCTTTAAAGAAATATTCAGAAATATAGCCAACATGCCTGAAGTCATGCGGAAACTTGGCTTGGTACAGTTTTTCTCATGGTTTGCCTTTTTTACCATGTGGAGTTTTGCTACACCCGCAATCACCGAGCATGTATTTCATGCAACAGATACTTCATCTGTTGAATACAACAATGCAGCAGACAGTGTCGGAAATTATTTGGGGACCTACGGACTCGTATCCATGTTCTTTGCCTTGATTTTGGCCTTTGTGACTTCTAAAGTCAAGATCAACAGGAAATTGGTCCATATGTTCAGTTTAATCGCAGGCGGTTGTGGCTTTATTTTGATTTATTTTATAAGAGAACCCTGGATGCTCCACCTTTGCTTTGCCTTGGTCGGAATTGCATGGGCCAGCATTCTTTCTATGCCATATGCGATGTTGTCCAGTTCCGTAAACCCTAACCAAATGGGGGTTTATATGGGGATTTTCAACATGTTTATTGTAATCCCCCAGATTGTGGCTGCTATTGGTGGTATCAATTTTATGTATAAACTCCTTTTTGGGGAAGAGGTGATATTTACCATGCTTTTGGCTGGAACTTCTTTAATCATTGCAGGATTATGCAATTTATTGATTACCAATCGGGCTGCCACCCATGATGGTTAA
- a CDS encoding glycoside hydrolase family 31 protein produces the protein MTTLMKNGSGKRNVAIGNVQYWEKTKLGINGHTDNAIFCITVYDHHTIRIQVSNEGSFSPNPYAVVMEPKNTSFEIDETSDAVQLKTDTMIIELNLHPFCLTFKTLEGKIINQDDSAFAVSWLGTEVTNYKKIQKDEKFVGLGEKTGNLNRFGKAYTNWNTDYFAYGVNDDPLYLSVPFYIGLHNNLSYGIFFDNTHKTVFNFGASNNRFIYYSAESGDMDYYFFHDENVSKIIEAYTNLTGKMAMPPLWSLGFQQCRYSYYPESEVLTLADNFRNKNMPADVIYLDIHHMDKYKVFTFDGEKFPDPKSMIQKLKEKGFRVVVIMDPGIKTDKGYAPFDEGKEKNLFVTYPDGEIYEAQVWPGWCAFPDFTKPEARTWWAEKMEYYREAGVDGYWTDMNEPASWGQFTPNLIDFHYEGEHVSHRKARNVYGMQMARSAMEGSLLQNPKERPFILTRSGFSGIQRFAAAWTGDNVSSDEHMLAGIRLVNSLGLSGISFAGYDVGGFAGEPSKSLYARWISIAAFAPLFRAHSMINTADSEPWAFGEEVEEISRNYMKLRYKLLPTIYSAFHASCLTGLPVAKSLAIDYPHDNLVFDSAFQNQYTFCDTLLVAPVESYKEITKVYLPKGDWYYLFDSKSYHGNQVIYQDCPTSYLPVFVKAGSFLALQSDISHSGEKNDGILRLHFYFGYEDSTYCHYEDDGISHSYTKGDYFKRKISWIGNEKKIVFDTPMGNFESGFKKIKLYIHGKHPEEILLNEEKLFIEKEDVAFLGKLTDFDPLPEHSHPYHVAKNIPFVIIPHREKAFEIQFL, from the coding sequence ATGACTACACTGATGAAAAATGGCAGTGGAAAAAGAAATGTTGCCATAGGGAATGTGCAATATTGGGAAAAAACCAAACTGGGCATAAATGGACATACTGATAATGCAATTTTTTGCATCACGGTTTATGATCATCATACCATAAGGATACAAGTAAGTAATGAGGGAAGTTTTTCCCCAAATCCCTATGCTGTGGTCATGGAGCCAAAAAATACAAGTTTCGAAATTGACGAAACTTCCGATGCTGTTCAACTCAAAACCGATACCATGATAATTGAGCTCAATTTGCATCCATTTTGCTTAACTTTTAAAACATTGGAAGGCAAAATTATCAATCAAGATGATTCTGCATTTGCAGTCTCATGGTTGGGAACAGAGGTGACCAATTATAAAAAAATCCAAAAAGATGAAAAATTTGTAGGCTTGGGAGAGAAAACAGGAAACCTTAACCGATTTGGAAAGGCTTACACCAACTGGAATACTGATTATTTTGCCTATGGAGTAAATGACGATCCCTTATACCTGTCTGTTCCTTTTTACATAGGACTTCACAATAATTTGTCCTATGGGATTTTTTTCGATAACACCCATAAAACTGTTTTCAACTTTGGGGCTTCCAACAACCGCTTTATTTATTACAGTGCGGAATCAGGCGATATGGACTATTATTTTTTCCATGATGAAAATGTTTCAAAAATCATTGAAGCATATACCAATCTGACCGGTAAAATGGCCATGCCTCCTCTTTGGTCATTAGGTTTTCAGCAATGCCGCTATTCATATTATCCGGAATCGGAGGTACTTACACTAGCTGATAATTTCAGGAACAAAAATATGCCTGCTGATGTGATCTACTTGGATATACATCATATGGATAAATATAAAGTTTTTACTTTCGATGGAGAGAAATTTCCCGATCCCAAGTCCATGATCCAAAAACTGAAAGAAAAAGGTTTTAGGGTAGTGGTCATCATGGATCCGGGCATAAAAACTGATAAGGGATATGCACCTTTTGATGAAGGAAAAGAAAAAAATCTCTTTGTAACCTATCCGGACGGTGAGATTTATGAAGCTCAAGTATGGCCAGGCTGGTGTGCCTTCCCTGATTTCACCAAACCTGAAGCGAGAACCTGGTGGGCTGAAAAGATGGAGTATTATAGGGAAGCCGGTGTGGATGGCTATTGGACAGACATGAATGAGCCAGCCTCCTGGGGCCAATTCACTCCCAATCTGATCGATTTCCATTATGAAGGTGAGCATGTTAGCCATAGAAAAGCAAGAAATGTTTATGGGATGCAAATGGCAAGAAGCGCTATGGAGGGAAGTCTTTTGCAAAACCCCAAAGAAAGACCTTTCATTTTAACACGTTCAGGTTTCTCCGGAATACAGCGCTTTGCTGCCGCCTGGACGGGAGACAATGTCTCCAGTGATGAGCATATGCTTGCAGGTATCAGATTGGTCAACAGTCTGGGGCTGAGCGGAATTTCGTTTGCAGGTTATGATGTGGGGGGCTTTGCGGGTGAACCAAGTAAATCCCTTTATGCAAGGTGGATAAGTATTGCAGCATTTGCTCCATTGTTCAGGGCCCACTCCATGATCAACACTGCTGATTCAGAACCTTGGGCATTTGGGGAAGAAGTAGAGGAGATTTCCAGAAATTACATGAAACTTCGCTACAAACTTTTACCTACTATTTACAGTGCATTTCATGCAAGCTGCTTGACCGGACTTCCTGTTGCCAAAAGCTTGGCTATTGATTATCCACATGATAATTTGGTGTTTGATTCTGCATTTCAGAACCAATATACTTTCTGTGATACCCTACTGGTAGCTCCAGTGGAGAGTTACAAAGAAATCACTAAAGTGTACTTACCAAAAGGAGATTGGTATTATCTTTTTGACAGTAAAAGTTATCATGGGAACCAGGTAATTTACCAAGATTGTCCTACCAGTTATCTCCCTGTATTTGTAAAAGCCGGCTCCTTTCTGGCCCTTCAATCAGACATATCCCATTCAGGAGAAAAAAATGACGGAATCTTGAGACTGCATTTCTATTTTGGATATGAGGACAGCACATATTGTCACTATGAAGATGATGGTATTAGCCATTCCTATACCAAAGGAGATTATTTCAAAAGAAAAATAAGCTGGATAGGAAATGAGAAAAAAATTGTTTTTGATACCCCAATGGGAAACTTTGAATCCGGTTTTAAGAAAATAAAACTTTATATCCATGGGAAGCATCCTGAAGAAATCCTTCTCAATGAGGAAAAGCTGTTCATTGAAAAAGAAGATGTGGCATTCCTTGGTAAGTTGACCGATTTTGACCCCTTACCGGAACATTCCCATCCTTATCATGTGGCTAAAAACATTCCTTTTGTTATCATACCCCACAGAGAAAAAGCTTTTGAAATTCAATTTCTATAA
- a CDS encoding tetratricopeptide repeat-containing sensor histidine kinase, producing the protein MSQLALAQSGLELDSLKFQLDDSTKKSKLDVLNRLSFLLREQNITESFEYANLAEKLSVSANDSLNLGRAKSNLGWIFYRTGVWDKAFRYSRDAFLISYKIKDKQGLAMSLNNLGVIYYKQKNYREAIKKFKEAYSIGFEIEDPYVIVRSFNNLALNFLATSELDSAYEYAYRALEINNQYNSIYFNSFIYRVIGDIQTARGQFEDALATYDFAFLTDSHHQLESFEASILNRKGNVLRLLGLYENAAELLERSKEISLAKSYQDELVSSYKYLALTYEALGKLDLAFQNQMAYNRLSELLEEKVNKDRLALISAMFEVEKTDGELRYLRAENDYKELQIKSFKTYNNIYIFGTLILGGLFLWLFVLHRKTRAINLALVENQNKVNQQKEELEKQSQDLERSNNLKNRLFSILGHDLKAPVAQLQGVLGLMNDNNLSREEFNEISYVLKRNVDGLFVTLDNILSWSRAQMDGFKLHLRPTSCLSTINQCIELLQQHADGKGLSFHVNVDKDTKIWVDHDLFQIILRNLLSNAIKYSKKNSFIDIFTFEDKENVIIKVKDYGMGMSKNMLHQIRTQKFSLLESSKGTDNERGTGLGVNLCKEFTSMMGGTIYFESERNIGTTVTLRFRKVLLVEGSPELHPQKYLV; encoded by the coding sequence TTGAGTCAGCTGGCATTAGCCCAATCTGGCTTGGAATTGGACAGTCTGAAATTTCAGCTGGATGATTCTACAAAGAAGAGTAAGCTGGATGTTTTGAATAGGCTTTCTTTTTTATTGAGAGAACAGAATATCACCGAATCATTTGAATATGCCAATCTCGCAGAGAAATTGTCTGTTTCTGCCAATGACAGCCTGAATTTGGGAAGGGCAAAAAGTAATTTAGGTTGGATTTTTTACCGCACCGGGGTATGGGATAAGGCTTTCCGTTATTCAAGGGATGCCTTTTTGATCAGTTACAAGATTAAGGATAAGCAAGGCTTGGCCATGTCTTTGAATAACTTGGGGGTGATTTATTACAAACAAAAAAACTATCGGGAGGCCATTAAGAAATTCAAGGAAGCTTATTCTATTGGCTTTGAAATAGAAGACCCTTATGTGATTGTAAGAAGTTTCAATAATTTGGCGCTTAATTTTTTGGCAACCAGTGAATTGGATTCTGCCTATGAGTACGCTTACCGGGCGCTTGAAATAAACAACCAATACAATTCGATTTATTTTAACAGTTTTATCTATAGGGTAATTGGCGATATTCAAACCGCGAGAGGTCAATTTGAGGATGCTTTGGCTACTTATGATTTTGCCTTTTTGACTGATTCCCACCATCAATTGGAATCATTTGAAGCTTCTATATTGAATAGGAAGGGAAATGTTCTCCGTTTGTTGGGGCTATATGAAAATGCCGCTGAATTATTGGAAAGGAGTAAGGAAATTTCTTTGGCCAAAAGCTATCAGGATGAATTGGTAAGCAGCTATAAATATCTCGCTTTGACTTATGAAGCCTTGGGAAAACTGGATCTGGCTTTTCAGAATCAAATGGCTTATAACAGATTGAGTGAATTATTAGAGGAAAAGGTCAATAAAGATAGGTTAGCATTGATCTCAGCCATGTTTGAAGTGGAAAAGACAGATGGAGAGTTAAGGTACCTTCGGGCTGAAAATGACTACAAAGAATTGCAAATAAAGAGTTTCAAAACTTATAACAACATTTATATTTTTGGCACCCTGATTCTCGGTGGTCTTTTTCTTTGGTTGTTTGTATTGCACAGGAAAACCAGAGCGATCAATTTAGCTTTGGTAGAAAACCAGAATAAGGTCAATCAACAAAAAGAGGAACTGGAAAAGCAATCTCAGGATCTTGAGAGATCCAATAATTTAAAAAACAGGTTGTTTTCCATTCTTGGTCATGACCTTAAAGCTCCGGTTGCCCAATTACAGGGTGTTCTCGGCCTGATGAATGATAACAATCTGAGCAGGGAAGAATTCAATGAAATTTCCTACGTCTTAAAAAGAAACGTAGATGGTCTTTTTGTAACCTTGGATAATATTTTAAGTTGGTCTAGAGCCCAAATGGATGGATTCAAACTTCATTTAAGGCCAACATCTTGTTTATCTACCATAAATCAATGTATTGAGCTTTTGCAGCAACATGCAGATGGTAAGGGGCTTTCTTTCCACGTGAATGTGGACAAAGACACTAAAATCTGGGTAGATCATGATCTTTTCCAAATAATCCTTAGAAACTTGCTCAGTAATGCCATCAAGTATTCCAAGAAAAACTCTTTCATTGATATCTTCACTTTTGAAGACAAAGAAAATGTGATCATTAAAGTCAAGGACTATGGAATGGGTATGTCCAAAAACATGCTACATCAGATCAGGACTCAGAAATTTTCTCTTTTGGAATCCAGTAAAGGTACGGATAATGAAAGGGGAACAGGCTTAGGCGTGAACCTCTGCAAAGAGTTTACCTCCATGATGGGAGGTACCATTTATTTTGAAAGTGAAAGAAATATTGGTACAACAGTGACACTTAGATTCAGGAAAGTTTTGTTGGTAGAAGGTTCACCAGAGCTTCATCCACAAAAATATTTGGTTTAA